GCGGTGCGACGATTGCGTCACCTACCATCTCGGTCAGTGCGCGGAGATCGGTTTGACCGATTCCGAACTGCACGACGCTCTCAACGTCGGGCTGATCGTCGGCGGTTCGATCGTCATTCCGCATCTGCGGCGGGCATTCGCGCGCATCGAAGAACTGCGCGCGCTGGCTATTCCAGCGGCATCCGACGCATCCCGGGCGGATACGACGACGGATGGCGAATCATAAAGTCTTGCGAGAGCGCGGCTAAGTACTCGAAATTTTCCCAGACGCCCGGATTCTCTACGCGAACGATCCGCGTCACTGGTAAAATCGCATCCCACGACGACACTACTACGGCGCACCAGAGATCGCAGGCGATGGTTTTGTCGATGATGTTGAAACGCACGAAAGCGCCCATCGACTCGAAGAAATTGGCCACGGTTCCGGCGGGCCGCAATTCGCTGGGAAAGATCGGATCGCTAAGTTTGGCTCGAACGCTTGGATCGGCGAGCAGTCTCGGCACGGACGTCATCAGAAACTCCCGCGCGTTCTGAAACTCTTCGGATTCAAGTTTTTCGCGGCACTCGGTGAGCGCGACGATCTGATTGCTCCCGCGCGTGTGTCGCAACTGCAGCAGGGCGGCCGCGGCCGAAGCTGCGATAACCACGAACGTTCCCGCCGTGGAGATCGCAATCAGCCACTCGGCGCTCACGCGAACGCTCGCATGCGCGCGCGCAATTCCTCGCCCACGTCGATGCCGTCTCGCGCAACGAGCGGCCGATCCTCCGGGCGCAAGC
This window of the Candidatus Baltobacteraceae bacterium genome carries:
- a CDS encoding carboxymuconolactone decarboxylase family protein codes for the protein MKRFFNLDTRAYEDGALDRRTKELCGLVASLVLRCDDCVTYHLGQCAEIGLTDSELHDALNVGLIVGGSIVIPHLRRAFARIEELRALAIPAASDASRADTTTDGES